From one Burkholderia latens genomic stretch:
- a CDS encoding Acg family FMN-binding oxidoreductase, whose protein sequence is MIAVPPLAASADRDRLLRSLLSYAVLAPSSHNSQPWRFVVDGATISVFADRVRALPVVDPYDRELIISCGAALLNLRVALDHAGLAYTISTFPSEVDPDLLALVRVCDDGYSDAALGALFDAIAERVTTRAPFEATAVPDDVQRDLIAAGVAEGADIACVDSIAHRARVAELVAQADRQQFADPRFRRELASWIDPRRRDDGMPAFAAGVPALLDFSAPIVTTAVRTFDLGNGLAALHHQLVGASPLIVCIATVRDDREAWLAAGQALERILLVAARAGYTASYLNQPIETAGLRAHLCHMLGLRGEPQLLLRVGRGPHTPHSRRRPLDEVVSFS, encoded by the coding sequence ATGATAGCCGTTCCCCCGCTTGCCGCCAGCGCCGATCGCGACCGGCTCCTGAGGTCGCTGCTGAGCTATGCGGTGCTGGCTCCATCGAGCCACAATTCGCAGCCGTGGCGATTCGTCGTCGACGGCGCCACGATCTCGGTCTTCGCCGACCGCGTTCGCGCGTTGCCCGTGGTCGACCCGTACGACCGCGAGCTGATCATCAGTTGCGGCGCGGCGTTGCTCAATCTGCGCGTGGCGCTCGATCACGCCGGGCTCGCGTACACGATCAGCACGTTTCCTTCGGAGGTCGACCCCGACCTGCTTGCGCTGGTCCGGGTCTGCGACGACGGCTATTCCGATGCCGCCCTCGGCGCGTTGTTCGATGCGATCGCGGAACGGGTCACGACGCGCGCGCCATTCGAAGCGACGGCCGTACCCGACGACGTCCAGCGGGATCTGATTGCCGCCGGCGTCGCGGAAGGCGCCGACATCGCGTGTGTCGACTCGATCGCGCACCGCGCGCGCGTCGCCGAGCTGGTCGCGCAGGCCGATCGTCAGCAGTTCGCGGATCCGCGTTTCCGGCGCGAGCTCGCGAGCTGGATCGATCCGCGCCGGCGCGACGACGGCATGCCGGCATTTGCGGCCGGCGTGCCCGCGTTGCTGGACTTCTCGGCGCCGATCGTCACGACGGCGGTGCGGACCTTCGATCTCGGCAACGGGCTGGCCGCGCTGCATCATCAGCTCGTCGGCGCGTCGCCGTTGATCGTTTGCATCGCGACGGTGCGCGACGATCGCGAAGCATGGCTCGCCGCCGGCCAGGCGCTCGAGCGGATCCTGCTCGTCGCCGCGCGCGCGGGCTATACCGCGTCGTATCTGAACCAGCCGATCGAGACGGCCGGGTTGCGTGCGCACCTGTGCCACATGCTCGGGCTGCGCGGCGAACCGCAGTTGCTGCTGCGCGTCGGACGCGGCCCGCATACGCCGCATTCGCGTCGGCGCCCGCTCGATGAAGTGGTCTCCTTCTCCTGA
- the fnr gene encoding fumarate/nitrate reduction transcriptional regulator Fnr, which yields MQCNADVSTAMPSRPFIPLHPVASTDQPKRAASRCSTCALRTVCMPTELSADDFARVDAMICTTRHVRRGETLFRAGDTFNSIYAVRTGSFKTIVMHRDGDEQITGFQIVGESLGLDGVHTGHHNGDAIALEDSTVCIIPFGQLEQLCREVRTMQHHVYQMMGAEIVRESSQMLLLGTMTAEQRVAAFLLNLSARFKARGYSAAEFVLRMTRDEIGEYLGMKLETVSRMLSKFQHKGLVAAQGKQIRIVDSEGLRSI from the coding sequence ATGCAGTGCAATGCCGATGTCTCGACGGCCATGCCGTCACGCCCGTTCATCCCGCTGCATCCGGTTGCCTCCACGGACCAGCCGAAGCGCGCCGCGTCGCGCTGTTCGACCTGCGCGTTGCGTACCGTCTGCATGCCGACCGAGCTTTCCGCCGACGATTTCGCGCGCGTCGATGCGATGATCTGCACGACGCGTCACGTGCGGCGCGGCGAAACGCTGTTTCGCGCGGGCGATACGTTCAACAGCATCTACGCCGTCAGGACCGGATCGTTCAAGACCATCGTGATGCACCGCGACGGCGACGAGCAGATCACGGGGTTCCAGATCGTCGGCGAATCGCTGGGGCTCGATGGCGTGCATACCGGCCACCACAATGGCGACGCGATCGCGCTCGAGGACAGCACGGTCTGCATCATCCCGTTCGGCCAGCTCGAGCAGCTGTGCCGCGAAGTGCGAACGATGCAGCATCACGTGTATCAGATGATGGGCGCCGAGATCGTCCGCGAATCGTCGCAGATGCTGCTGCTGGGCACGATGACCGCCGAGCAGCGCGTCGCCGCATTCCTGTTGAACCTGTCGGCGCGTTTCAAGGCGCGCGGTTACTCGGCCGCCGAGTTCGTGCTGCGGATGACGCGCGACGAGATCGGCGAATATCTCGGGATGAAGCTGGAAACGGTCAGCCGCATGCTGTCGAAGTTCCAGCACAAGGGGCTCGTCGCCGCGCAGGGCAAGCAGATCCGGATCGTCGATTCGGAAGGCCTGCGCAGCATCTGA
- a CDS encoding response regulator transcription factor — translation MIRVLIADDHALVRDGLRHILQNASGFEVVGEAQDSASTIALVRANEAHVLVLDLSMPGRNGVELIKQIKDEKPGLHILVLTMHAEQQYAVRAFRAGASGYMTKESASAELVAALTKIAGGGVYVSLTMAEQFAQSLNEPTDLLPHQRLSDREFDVFRRVTSGESISEIAQALCVSVKTVSTYKTRILEKMQMPNDTALVRYAMRHKLFDDPDEL, via the coding sequence ATGATCAGGGTACTCATCGCCGACGACCACGCACTCGTCAGGGACGGTCTGCGGCACATCCTGCAAAACGCGAGCGGTTTCGAAGTCGTCGGAGAAGCGCAGGACAGTGCGTCGACGATCGCGCTCGTTCGCGCCAACGAAGCTCACGTGCTCGTGCTCGACCTGTCGATGCCCGGCCGCAACGGCGTCGAACTGATCAAGCAGATCAAGGACGAGAAACCGGGATTGCACATCCTCGTGCTGACGATGCACGCCGAGCAGCAATATGCGGTGCGTGCGTTCCGCGCCGGGGCCTCCGGCTACATGACCAAGGAAAGCGCGAGCGCGGAACTGGTCGCGGCCCTCACGAAAATCGCGGGCGGCGGCGTCTACGTGAGCCTGACCATGGCCGAGCAGTTCGCGCAGAGCCTGAACGAACCGACCGATCTGCTGCCGCACCAGCGGCTGTCGGACCGCGAGTTCGACGTATTTCGGCGCGTGACGAGCGGCGAGTCGATTTCCGAAATCGCGCAGGCGCTGTGCGTCAGCGTCAAGACCGTCAGCACGTACAAGACACGGATCCTCGAAAAGATGCAGATGCCGAACGACACGGCGCTCGTGCGTTATGCAATGCGTCACAAGCTGTTCGACGACCCGGACGAGCTGTGA
- a CDS encoding BON domain-containing protein, with protein sequence MKTDKQLKQDVQDELESDPAIDATRIGVEVADRIVTLSGHPPSYAEKLAIERAANRVGGVRAVVVDMTVHLPDDDVRTDEDIAKAVHSVLHWTSGLDDDAVKVQVERGWITLSGKVDWAYQSHLAVRAISQMRSVTGVTDHIAVQGTLGSDDIGASIKRAIMRHAEREARHIAIDVHDGTVRLSGKVGSFSERKAVRGAAWSARGVRAVVDDLVVE encoded by the coding sequence ATGAAAACCGACAAGCAGTTGAAGCAGGACGTCCAGGATGAACTCGAGTCCGACCCGGCGATCGATGCAACCCGCATCGGCGTCGAAGTCGCCGACCGGATCGTGACGCTCTCGGGGCACCCGCCGAGCTATGCGGAAAAGCTCGCGATCGAGCGCGCGGCGAACCGTGTCGGGGGCGTCAGGGCGGTCGTCGTCGACATGACCGTGCATCTGCCGGACGACGACGTCCGCACCGACGAGGACATCGCGAAGGCGGTGCATTCCGTGCTGCACTGGACGTCCGGCCTGGACGACGACGCGGTCAAGGTGCAGGTGGAGCGCGGCTGGATCACGTTGTCGGGCAAGGTCGACTGGGCATACCAGAGCCATCTCGCCGTGCGCGCGATCTCGCAGATGCGTAGCGTGACAGGCGTGACCGACCACATCGCGGTGCAGGGGACGCTCGGTTCCGACGACATCGGCGCCAGCATCAAGCGTGCGATCATGCGCCACGCCGAGCGCGAGGCCAGGCACATCGCGATCGACGTGCACGACGGCACCGTGCGGCTATCCGGCAAGGTCGGCTCGTTTTCCGAACGCAAGGCCGTGCGCGGCGCTGCGTGGTCGGCGCGCGGCGTGCGCGCCGTCGTCGACGATCTGGTGGTCGAGTAA
- a CDS encoding zinc-dependent alcohol dehydrogenase family protein, translating to MLAMMFDGTTPALRATQVPDPSPAAGQLLIDVHACGVCRTDLHVVDGELAHPKRPLIPGHEIVGTVRRVGEGVTGFAAGDRVGVPWLGSTCGHCAYCRSGRENLCDSPGFTGYTIDGGYAECTVADHRYCVHLPQRYSDLEAAPLLCAGLIGYRTLRMAGDARRIGIYGFGAAAHLVAQVAHREGRDVFALTKPGDVAAQQLALSLGAAWAGGSDETPPTPVDAALIFAPAGALVPAALRALDKGGIVVCGGIHMTDIPGFPYAWLWGERRIASVANLTRADAAEFMRIAAAMPLRVEAVRYALTDANRALDDLRGGRVSGAAVLSMRG from the coding sequence ATGCTTGCGATGATGTTCGACGGCACGACACCGGCGTTGCGCGCAACGCAAGTGCCGGACCCGTCCCCTGCGGCGGGTCAGCTACTGATCGACGTGCATGCGTGCGGCGTATGCCGGACCGATCTCCACGTCGTCGACGGCGAACTCGCGCATCCGAAGCGGCCGCTGATTCCCGGGCACGAGATCGTCGGAACGGTGCGCCGGGTCGGTGAAGGCGTGACGGGCTTCGCGGCCGGCGATCGCGTGGGCGTTCCATGGCTTGGCTCGACGTGCGGACATTGCGCGTATTGCCGGTCCGGCCGCGAGAATCTGTGCGACAGCCCCGGCTTCACCGGCTACACGATCGACGGAGGCTATGCCGAGTGCACCGTCGCCGACCATCGGTATTGCGTGCACCTGCCGCAGCGCTATTCCGATCTGGAGGCCGCGCCGCTGCTGTGCGCCGGGCTGATCGGCTATCGAACCCTGCGCATGGCGGGCGATGCGCGCCGCATCGGCATCTACGGCTTCGGGGCGGCTGCGCATCTGGTCGCGCAGGTCGCGCATCGCGAAGGGCGCGACGTGTTTGCGCTGACGAAGCCCGGCGACGTCGCGGCGCAGCAACTCGCGCTGTCGCTGGGCGCGGCATGGGCGGGCGGCAGCGATGAAACGCCGCCGACGCCTGTCGATGCCGCGCTGATCTTCGCGCCGGCGGGTGCGCTGGTGCCGGCCGCGCTGCGCGCGCTGGACAAGGGCGGAATCGTCGTGTGCGGCGGGATTCACATGACCGACATCCCGGGGTTTCCGTACGCGTGGCTGTGGGGCGAACGCCGCATCGCGTCGGTCGCGAACCTGACGCGTGCGGATGCGGCCGAGTTCATGCGGATCGCCGCGGCGATGCCGCTGCGTGTCGAGGCTGTGCGCTATGCGCTGACCGATGCGAACCGGGCGCTCGACGACTTGCGCGGCGGGCGCGTGTCGGGCGCCGCCGTGCTGAGCATGCGCGGCTGA
- a CDS encoding universal stress protein: MSYKTLLVHLDDSARCATRVNLALELAARWNAHLIGLYVVCQDLLEPLGRPDEPLKLAVYERLSEQRRKDAEQRFLAAAERAGRSVEWQAPAGNAPDAAVVHARHADLLVLGQEDPDDRMTYVARHFVEDVVMGSGRPALVVPYAGEVRTLGENVLIGWDGGREAARAMADALPLLARARFVNVETVARRPPDPDKTPAGVDVAAYLERHGIRASFSTTPRDRSVGVGATLLNRVTDLHADLLVMGLYSHARMHERVLGGATRTVLETMTVPVLLSH, translated from the coding sequence ATGAGCTACAAGACCCTGCTCGTCCATCTCGACGACAGCGCGCGCTGCGCGACGCGCGTCAACCTCGCGCTCGAACTCGCGGCCCGCTGGAACGCCCACCTGATCGGTCTCTATGTCGTCTGCCAGGACCTGCTCGAGCCGTTGGGGCGACCGGACGAACCGCTGAAGCTGGCCGTCTACGAGCGCTTGTCCGAGCAGCGGCGCAAGGACGCGGAACAGCGGTTCCTGGCCGCAGCCGAACGCGCCGGACGCAGCGTCGAGTGGCAGGCGCCGGCAGGCAACGCGCCCGACGCCGCGGTCGTGCACGCGCGCCATGCCGATCTGCTGGTGCTTGGCCAGGAGGACCCGGACGACCGCATGACGTATGTGGCCCGCCATTTCGTCGAGGATGTCGTGATGGGCAGCGGCCGGCCGGCACTCGTCGTGCCGTATGCGGGCGAAGTCCGCACGCTTGGCGAGAACGTGTTGATCGGCTGGGACGGCGGACGCGAGGCGGCCCGCGCGATGGCCGACGCGCTGCCGTTGCTCGCCCGCGCGCGCTTCGTCAACGTCGAGACGGTCGCGCGCCGCCCACCCGATCCGGACAAGACGCCGGCGGGCGTCGACGTCGCCGCATATCTCGAACGGCACGGGATTCGCGCGTCGTTTTCGACGACGCCGCGCGACCGTTCGGTCGGCGTCGGCGCGACGCTGCTGAACCGCGTGACCGACCTGCATGCGGATTTGCTCGTGATGGGGCTGTACAGTCATGCGCGCATGCACGAACGCGTGCTGGGCGGCGCGACGCGCACCGTCCTCGAAACGATGACGGTGCCGGTCCTGCTGTCCCACTGA
- a CDS encoding LOG family protein, which yields MSTTIKPAPAGNAKRTSGIRRIGRRTRRVATRVNRRAVDDDAATLQRASMRGIRLQLDYWKAEERLQTERIGHAVVIYGSTRVVAPAVANARLDEANRLLAERPHDASRRRAVTIASRLVEHSVYYRVAREFGRIVAHADRCTRNARLAIVTGGGPGIMEAANRGAYERGAPSIGFNIELPREQAPNPYITPALCFRFHYFAIRKLHLLERAKAAVFFPGGYGTCDELFEVLTLLQTRKIAPLPVILVGEAYWRRALDLAFLADEGMIDRRDLELFTYCESAVQIWQAIGSWYARRRERGPARCRASAKSRTV from the coding sequence ATGTCGACCACGATCAAACCGGCGCCTGCCGGCAACGCGAAGCGCACGAGCGGCATCCGGCGCATCGGAAGGCGCACGCGACGCGTCGCCACGCGTGTGAATCGCCGCGCAGTCGACGACGACGCGGCGACGCTGCAGCGCGCGAGCATGCGCGGCATCCGGCTGCAGCTTGACTACTGGAAAGCCGAGGAGCGGCTGCAGACCGAACGCATCGGCCATGCGGTCGTGATCTACGGCAGCACGCGCGTCGTTGCGCCCGCGGTCGCGAACGCGCGCCTGGATGAAGCGAACCGTCTGCTCGCCGAACGCCCGCACGACGCGAGCCGGCGTCGCGCCGTCACGATCGCCAGCCGGCTCGTCGAGCACAGCGTGTACTACCGGGTAGCGCGCGAATTCGGACGAATCGTCGCGCATGCGGACCGGTGCACGCGCAACGCGCGGCTCGCGATCGTGACCGGCGGCGGCCCCGGCATCATGGAGGCGGCCAATCGCGGCGCGTACGAGCGCGGCGCACCCAGCATCGGATTCAATATCGAACTGCCGCGGGAGCAGGCGCCGAATCCGTACATCACGCCGGCGCTGTGCTTCCGGTTCCACTATTTCGCGATCCGCAAGCTGCACTTGCTGGAGCGCGCGAAGGCGGCGGTGTTCTTTCCGGGCGGATACGGCACGTGCGACGAGCTGTTCGAGGTGCTGACGCTGCTGCAGACGCGAAAGATCGCGCCGCTGCCGGTGATCCTCGTCGGCGAGGCATACTGGCGCCGTGCGCTCGATCTTGCGTTTCTCGCGGACGAAGGAATGATCGATCGCCGCGACCTGGAACTGTTCACGTATTGCGAATCCGCCGTCCAAATCTGGCAAGCGATCGGAAGCTGGTATGCGCGGCGCCGGGAACGCGGGCCGGCGCGCTGCCGTGCGTCCGCAAAGTCGCGTACGGTGTAG
- a CDS encoding acetate/propionate family kinase, which translates to MRTLALLVVNAGSSSVKFAVFAYPPHGDPARRPLHEGEAVAVGNGVSIRFDAEPDAALPLTAGNPYHAVLTQVAMWIRVRLPHLTLGAIAHRVVHGGARYEDPVLVDANVLDALRTLTPLAPLHQPHSLDAIDTLRDAFPDVPQIAVFDTAFHRTLPRVEQLLPLPRAWFDDGVRRYGFHGLSYEYLAVALDESFGARAHGRVIAAHLGSGASLCAMRDCRSVATTMGFSALDGLMMSTRCGTLDPGVVLHLLDTGKLSSAALGHLLYHEAGLKGVSGASGDPRVLLAREAAGDVPARDALALFVHRVVRETGALTALLGGLDMLVFTAGIGEHSAPLRERICAALGWLGIELDARANAAHAHVVSSASSAVAVVVEPTNEAWIAARAAVRVLRGNGAD; encoded by the coding sequence GTGCGTACGCTCGCGCTGCTCGTCGTCAATGCCGGTTCGTCGAGCGTGAAGTTCGCCGTCTTCGCGTATCCGCCGCACGGCGACCCCGCGCGGCGGCCGTTGCACGAGGGCGAAGCGGTCGCCGTCGGCAACGGCGTGTCGATCCGCTTCGATGCGGAGCCGGACGCGGCGCTGCCGCTGACGGCGGGCAATCCCTACCACGCCGTGCTCACGCAGGTCGCGATGTGGATACGCGTGCGCTTGCCGCATCTCACGCTCGGCGCGATCGCGCATCGCGTGGTGCACGGCGGCGCGCGGTACGAGGACCCGGTGCTCGTCGACGCCAACGTGCTGGACGCGCTGCGCACGCTGACGCCGCTCGCGCCGCTGCATCAGCCGCACAGCCTCGATGCGATCGACACGCTGCGCGACGCATTCCCGGACGTCCCGCAAATCGCCGTGTTCGACACCGCGTTTCACCGCACGCTGCCGCGTGTCGAGCAGTTGCTGCCGTTGCCGCGTGCATGGTTCGACGACGGCGTGCGCCGCTATGGCTTCCACGGCTTGTCGTACGAATACCTCGCCGTCGCGCTCGACGAATCGTTCGGCGCGCGTGCGCACGGCCGCGTGATCGCCGCTCACCTCGGCAGCGGCGCGAGCCTGTGCGCGATGCGCGACTGCCGCAGCGTCGCGACGACCATGGGCTTCTCGGCCCTCGACGGACTGATGATGAGCACGCGCTGCGGAACGCTCGATCCTGGCGTCGTCCTGCACCTGCTCGACACGGGCAAACTGTCGAGCGCCGCGCTGGGCCACCTGCTGTATCACGAGGCGGGGCTCAAGGGCGTATCGGGAGCATCCGGCGATCCGCGCGTGCTGCTTGCGCGCGAAGCGGCAGGCGACGTGCCGGCCCGCGACGCACTGGCGCTGTTCGTTCATCGCGTCGTGCGCGAGACCGGCGCGCTGACCGCACTGCTCGGCGGTCTCGACATGCTGGTCTTCACGGCCGGCATCGGCGAACATTCGGCGCCGTTGCGCGAGCGGATCTGCGCGGCGCTCGGCTGGCTCGGCATCGAACTCGACGCGCGCGCGAATGCCGCGCACGCACACGTGGTGTCGTCCGCGTCGAGCGCGGTCGCGGTGGTCGTCGAGCCGACCAACGAAGCGTGGATCGCGGCGCGCGCCGCGGTGCGAGTGCTGCGCGGCAACGGCGCAGATTGA
- a CDS encoding universal stress protein codes for MYERIFVALDGSRGARLALDEAISLACGSGGLVIALCVVSDAPRLADFDSGYIDQRDRSGLDADKAAIAVADAETAFRLSGVRGSAQTIDACGEDISDVLARAAAECDADLIVMGTHGRRGVRRALFGSVAESLVRIAERPVLVVRERPGAGML; via the coding sequence ATGTACGAAAGGATCTTCGTGGCACTCGACGGCAGCCGCGGAGCGCGGCTCGCGCTCGACGAGGCGATTTCGCTCGCCTGCGGTTCGGGCGGTCTCGTCATCGCGTTGTGCGTCGTGTCGGACGCGCCCCGCCTGGCCGACTTCGACAGCGGCTATATCGACCAGCGCGACCGGTCCGGGTTGGACGCGGACAAGGCGGCGATTGCGGTTGCCGATGCCGAAACCGCGTTCCGGCTGTCGGGCGTGCGCGGCAGCGCGCAGACGATCGATGCGTGTGGGGAGGACATATCGGACGTGCTGGCGCGAGCGGCCGCCGAATGCGATGCGGATCTGATCGTGATGGGCACGCATGGCCGCCGAGGTGTGCGCCGTGCGCTGTTCGGCAGTGTCGCCGAGTCGCTGGTGCGTATCGCGGAGCGGCCGGTGCTGGTCGTGCGCGAGAGGCCGGGCGCCGGCATGCTGTGA
- a CDS encoding universal stress protein, translating into MYSNILVALDGSETSSRALDAALNLAAQTGARLTPVYVVDFMVPAYDTFAYDPSILVDAFREEGLRVTEDAARRLKARDVAGTPRIVDVAPVGEDVAQRIVALAGELDADLIVMGTHGRRGFRRLFLGSVAERVLRHATRPVLMIPASCAANAPVTTTAASTEKEPS; encoded by the coding sequence ATGTACTCGAACATTCTGGTCGCGCTCGACGGCAGCGAGACGTCGTCCCGCGCACTCGACGCCGCGCTGAATCTCGCGGCGCAGACGGGTGCGCGGCTGACGCCGGTCTACGTCGTCGACTTCATGGTGCCGGCGTACGACACCTTTGCATACGACCCGTCGATCCTGGTCGATGCATTCCGTGAAGAAGGGCTGCGCGTCACCGAGGATGCGGCACGACGACTGAAAGCGCGCGACGTGGCCGGCACGCCGCGGATCGTCGACGTCGCGCCGGTGGGCGAAGACGTCGCGCAGCGCATCGTCGCGCTCGCCGGCGAGCTCGACGCCGACCTGATCGTGATGGGCACGCACGGCCGGCGCGGTTTTCGCCGCCTGTTCCTGGGCAGCGTGGCCGAGCGCGTGCTGCGCCATGCGACGCGTCCGGTCCTGATGATTCCGGCGAGCTGCGCCGCGAACGCGCCCGTTACGACCACCGCCGCATCGACCGAAAAGGAGCCGTCATGA
- a CDS encoding PAS domain S-box protein, giving the protein MTVNAPPSRAGPTPHRRLPARYAALAGLLTLALGLTATFAASRALQNDMQRAARARFEQTATLATADVRRSLLGAAALVGGARGFASALSAQPSGTGWRRYLASLDLDRLQSPVRSVGRIEPSAAEDNQPTRQALDRAAQTGRVALAATAIQDGTGATLARTELTLYLPVYANAAEGTSPEPAHATATGYVYASLIPDRLVDPSVLERLHMDVTAGNPAAPVYSGGPRGDDAADVRDTFERTDGLTFGGTALSLRYSAPRADTSRVAMAALLGGAVLSLALAALVRQAVANRPRPGTPAGDAQPGEARMMGIIRSSMEAIITVDENQTIVIFNPAAEQVFGVSAMDAVGAPLSRFIPERFRAAHARHVEQFGVTGVSERQMGRQRVLFGLRGDGTEFPIEASISQIRDGTGKLYTVMLRDVTERVRAENALKQSREELRELSANLQNVREEEKTRIARELHDDLGQQLTALKMDLAAVELGLAGVVPPGTEIREQLRGMHRLIDSTVASVRRIAADLRPVMLDDLGLVPAIEWLANDFTRRYRITVDRDIGPMDAALTSAGATALFRIVQEALTNVARHSDATNVTLALKAADGYCMLRIADNGHGAPAQARDAQDRPSFGLIGIRERAHMLDGTVTIDNRPGVGFTITVVLPLHAIQQGDALS; this is encoded by the coding sequence ATGACCGTGAATGCGCCCCCTTCCAGGGCCGGACCGACCCCGCACCGGAGGCTGCCTGCCCGATATGCCGCGCTCGCCGGGCTGCTCACGCTCGCGCTCGGCCTGACCGCGACGTTCGCTGCATCGCGGGCGCTGCAGAACGACATGCAACGGGCGGCCCGCGCAAGGTTCGAGCAAACCGCGACGCTCGCGACCGCCGACGTGCGGCGCAGCCTTCTCGGCGCCGCGGCGTTAGTGGGCGGTGCACGCGGGTTCGCGTCGGCGCTATCGGCGCAGCCGTCCGGTACCGGATGGCGCCGCTATCTCGCGAGTCTCGATCTGGACCGATTGCAGTCACCGGTCCGCAGCGTCGGGAGAATCGAGCCGAGCGCCGCCGAGGACAACCAGCCGACGCGCCAGGCGCTCGATCGGGCGGCGCAAACCGGCAGGGTTGCGCTTGCCGCGACTGCGATCCAGGACGGCACCGGTGCGACGCTCGCCCGCACCGAGCTGACGCTGTATTTGCCGGTTTATGCGAACGCCGCGGAAGGCACGTCGCCCGAACCGGCGCACGCGACGGCGACCGGATACGTATATGCATCGCTGATTCCTGATCGACTCGTCGATCCGTCGGTGCTCGAACGGCTGCACATGGACGTCACGGCCGGCAATCCGGCGGCGCCCGTGTATTCCGGCGGCCCGCGCGGCGACGATGCCGCAGACGTGCGCGACACGTTCGAACGAACCGACGGATTGACGTTCGGCGGCACCGCGCTCTCGCTCCGCTACAGCGCGCCGCGCGCCGACACGTCGCGCGTTGCGATGGCGGCCCTGCTGGGCGGCGCCGTGCTGTCGCTCGCGCTGGCCGCACTCGTGCGGCAGGCCGTCGCGAACCGGCCGCGCCCCGGCACACCCGCCGGCGACGCCCAACCCGGCGAAGCCCGGATGATGGGCATCATCCGGTCGTCGATGGAGGCCATCATCACCGTCGACGAAAACCAGACGATCGTGATCTTCAATCCGGCGGCCGAACAGGTGTTTGGCGTATCCGCGATGGACGCAGTCGGTGCGCCGCTGTCCCGCTTCATCCCCGAGCGCTTTCGTGCCGCACATGCGCGCCACGTCGAGCAATTCGGCGTCACCGGCGTATCGGAGCGCCAGATGGGGCGGCAACGCGTGCTGTTCGGACTGCGCGGCGACGGCACCGAGTTTCCGATCGAGGCATCGATCTCGCAGATTCGCGACGGCACGGGCAAGCTGTATACGGTGATGCTGCGCGACGTCACCGAGCGGGTGCGCGCGGAGAATGCGCTGAAGCAGTCGCGCGAGGAACTGCGCGAGCTCTCGGCCAACCTTCAGAACGTGCGCGAGGAGGAGAAAACGCGGATCGCGCGTGAATTGCACGACGATCTCGGCCAGCAGCTCACCGCGCTGAAGATGGACCTGGCCGCTGTCGAACTGGGGCTGGCCGGCGTCGTGCCGCCGGGCACCGAGATCCGCGAACAGCTGCGCGGCATGCACCGGCTGATCGATTCCACGGTTGCGTCGGTCAGGCGCATTGCCGCGGATCTGCGGCCGGTGATGCTCGACGACCTCGGGCTCGTGCCGGCGATCGAATGGCTTGCAAACGATTTCACGCGCCGCTACAGGATCACCGTCGACCGGGACATCGGGCCCATGGATGCGGCGTTGACCAGTGCGGGCGCAACCGCGCTGTTCCGCATCGTGCAGGAGGCGCTGACCAACGTCGCGCGCCACTCGGACGCGACGAACGTGACGCTGGCCTTGAAAGCGGCGGACGGCTATTGCATGCTGCGCATCGCGGACAACGGTCACGGCGCGCCCGCGCAGGCCCGCGACGCACAGGATCGCCCATCGTTCGGGCTGATCGGCATACGCGAGCGCGCGCACATGCTCGACGGGACGGTGACGATCGACAACCGCCCGGGCGTGGGGTTCACGATCACCGTGGTGCTGCCGCTGCACGCCATCCAGCAAGGAGACGCGCTGTCATGA
- a CDS encoding c-type cytochrome, with translation MTIMRRAALCAIAATARIAAAQAPAPEPTELVDAQHCMFCHTQDMTFLGPSFHDIAARYRGDPDAPAALERKLRIGGPAHWGDTPMPPALERGGPLSAQEAHRLVRWVLSQ, from the coding sequence ATGACAATCATGCGCCGCGCCGCCCTTTGCGCGATTGCCGCGACAGCACGCATCGCCGCCGCGCAGGCGCCCGCGCCCGAGCCGACCGAACTCGTCGACGCGCAGCACTGCATGTTCTGCCATACCCAGGACATGACGTTCCTCGGACCGTCGTTCCACGACATCGCCGCGCGCTATCGCGGCGATCCGGACGCGCCTGCGGCACTGGAGCGCAAGCTGCGCATCGGCGGCCCCGCGCATTGGGGCGACACGCCGATGCCGCCCGCGCTCGAGCGTGGTGGCCCGTTGTCAGCGCAAGAAGCGCATCGGCTCGTCCGGTGGGTGTTGAGCCAGTAA